In Canis aureus isolate CA01 chromosome 12, VMU_Caureus_v.1.0, whole genome shotgun sequence, a genomic segment contains:
- the PTRHD1 gene encoding putative peptidyl-tRNA hydrolase PTRHD1: MHRGVGPAFLWARKMAASGAEPQILVQYLVLRKDLSQAPFSWPAGALVAQACHAATAALHLHRDHPHTAAYLQDLGRMRKVVLEAADESTLKELAETLQQKNIDHMLWLEQPENIATCIALRPYPKEEVNQYLKKYRLFK, encoded by the exons ATGCACCGGGGAGTAGGTCCGGCCTTTCTGTGGGCCCGGAAGATGGCGGCCTCCGGCGCAGAGCCGCAGATCCTAGTCCAATACTTGGTGTTACGAAAGGATCTATCGCAAGCTCCATTCTCCTGGCCAGCGGGCGCACTAGTAGCGCAGGCCTGTCACGCAGCCACTGCGGCCTTGCATCTTCATCGCGACCACCCCCACACGGCCGCTTACCTCCAGGACCTGGGGCGCATGCGCAAGGTGGTCCTCGAG GCTGCAGATGAGAGCACCCTGAAGGAGCTGGCTGAGACCCTGCAACAGAAGAACATTGACCACATGCTGTGGCTGGAGCAGCCTGAGAACATCGCCACTTGCATTGCGCTCCGTCCTTACCCCAAGGAAGAAGTGAACCAGTATTTGAAGAAGTACCGATTGTTCAAATGA